The region TGCGGCCGCCGTACCAGAGGGTCGAAGAGGTACGCAAATACATGGAAAACCCGTCGCCGGGCGCGCTCAACCTCGTCGTCACCCTGAATGGCAAGATCGTCGGCAATTGCGGCCTCAACCGCCTCTCCGGCCGCAGGCAGCACGTCGCCAGTCTCGGCATGGGCGTGCATGACGATTTCACCGGCCGCGGTTTCGGCCGCATCCTGCTCGGCGCCATGGTCGAGGCCGCCGACGACTGGCTGGATATCAAGCGGCTGGAACTGACCGTCTATACCGACAACGACGCCGCCATCGGCCTTTACGAGACGTTCGGCTTCGAGCGGGAGGGCCTGCTGAAAGCCTTCGGATATCGAGCAGGAAAGTATGTCGACGCCTATACGATGGCGCGGCTCAGGCTGTGAGTGGACGAGGCTGGCGGCTTGCCGTCAGCCTCTCACCCGCTGATCAATGCCAGCCACTCGTCCTCGTCCATCGTCTGCACGCCGAGTTCGCGCGCCTTGTCGAGCTTGGAACCGGCGCCGGGGCCGGCGACGACGATGTCGGTTTTCTTCGACACCGATCCCGCCACCTTGGCGCCCAAGCTTTCCGCCCTCGCCTTCGCCTCGTCGCGGGTGAATTTTTCCAGCGAGCCGGTAAAGACCACGGTCTTACCGGCCACCGGACTGCCTGAGGTGACCGGCTGTTCGGCTTCCGCAGGCGTCACTTCCTCCAGCAGGCGGCCGATCACCTCGACATTGCGCGGCTCCTTGTAGAATTCGACCATGGCGCGCGCCACGACCTCGCCGATGCCCTCGATGGCGTTGAGATCGTTCCAGGCGTCGCCGGACAGCGGTGCTGCTTCCTTCATCGCGGTCGCAAAGGCTTCGTAGGTGCCGTAGGAGCGCGCCAGCAGCTTCGCCGTGGTCTCGCCGACATGGCGGATGCCGAGCGCATAGATGAAACGGTGCAGCGCAATGCTGCGTCGCTCATTGATCGCCGCATAGAGCTTGCCGACACTGACCTTGCCGAAGCCGTCGATATTCTCCAGCTTGGTCAGCGATTGCTGCTGGCGCTTCTCCAGCGTGAAGATTTCGGGGGCCGTGCGGATCTGCAGCGACGCATCCTCGTGTTCGAAGAAGAAGTCGATCTGCTTCGAACCTAGCCCCTCGATGTCGAAGGCGTTGCGCGAGACGAAGTGCTTCAGATGCTCCGTCGCCTGCGCCCGGCAGATGAAACCGCCGGTGCAGCGGCGCACCGAATCCATCTTGCCGGTCTTCTCGTTGACCTCGCGTACCGCATGCGAACCGCAGACCGGGCAGGTCTTCGGAAACTCGTAGGAGCGGGCATCGGCGGCGCGTTTTTCCATCACCACGTCGAGGATCTGCGGAATGACGTCGCCGGCACGCTGGACGATGACGGTATCGCCCTCGCGGATATCGTGGTCCTCTGGCCGGATGCGCTCGCCGCTATTGCCGATGCCCTTGATGTAATCCTCGTTGTGCAGCGTCGCATTGGTAACGACCACACCGCCGACCGTGATCGGCTTCAGCCGCGCAACCGGCGTCAGCGCGCCGGTGCGGCCAACCTGGATCTCGATTTTCTCGACCTCGGTGAAGGCCTGTTCCGCCGGAAACTTGTGCGCCGTCGCCCAGCGGGGGCTGCGCGAGCGGAAGCCGAGGCGCTGCTGCAGCTCGAGGTTGTCGACCTTATAGACGACACCGTCGATGTCGTAATCGAGATCCGGGCGCTCGAGACCGATCTCGTCGTAATGCGCCAGGATGTCGGCGACCGAATTCAGCCGCTTCATCAGCGGATTGACCGGAAAGCCCCATTTCTTGAAGATCTGCACCATGCCGAACTGGGTATCGTCAGGCATCTCCGCCATTTCGCCCCAGGCATAGGCGAAGAATTTCAGCTTGCGGCTCGCCGTCACCTTGGCATCGAGCTGACGCAGCGACCCGGCCGCCGTATTGCGCGGATTGACATAAGTCTGCTTGCCCTCCGCCTCCATCTGCCGGTTCAGCGCCAGGAAATCGCTTTTGGCCATATAGACCTCGCCGCGGATTTCCACCACGGCAGGCACACCTTTCGGCAATTCGTTGGGTATTTCGGCGATGGTCCGAATGTTGGCAGTGACGTTCTCCCCCGTCGTGCCGTCGCCGCGTGTGGCAGCCGTCACCAGCCTGCCGTTTTCGTAACGGATCGACATCGACAGGCCGTCGATCTTCGGCTCGGCGGTAAAGGCGATCGACTGGTCCGGCAGACGGCCGAGGAAGCGATAGACGCCGGCGACGAAATCCTGCACGTCCTCCTGCGAAAACGTGTTGTCGAGCGACAGCATCGGCCGCGCATGGACGACGGGCGAGAAGGTGACGGAAGGCGCAGCACCCACCCGCCGCGACGGGCTATCCCCGCGGACCAGCTCGGGAAACCGCACTTCCAGCGCATCGTTTCGGCGCTTCAGCGCGTCGTAATCGGCATCCGAAATCTCCGGCCGGTCCTTGCCATGGTAGAGCGCGTCGTGATGCGCGATCTCCCTTGCCAGCCGCTCAAGCTCGGCGGCAGCTTCTTCGATCGTCAACGTGTCGACGGCGGAACCTTCGGTGGACATGGAACATCACTCCAGAGAATCTGGCATTGTTTTTAGAGCAAAATTGCCGGATGAAAAGAGAGGGGGAAGATGCCGCGTCGGGAAGTTTCTCTATTCTCAGTCCCAGGCATGACGCAGCCAGAGCTCGCAGGATGCAGCGCTTGGCATGCCGGATGGTCCCATCCATCGGACAGGGCCGCCGACCTCTCTACCCTCATCCCTGTGCCTGTCACAGGGATCCAGCCACGGCGCGTCTGCGCCGTGAATGACTCACGACAGGCAAGGAGCTTCCGCGCCCAAAGGCTTGGGCGTGCTGGATCCCTGTGACGAGCACAGGGATGAGGGAGATTGAGGTGAGCGTTCGCGCAAAATTTCAAGCCAGGGGAACGCTCATCACCGCCGTCGACCGAGGCAACGGCGAACACTGCCTTCAGCGTCAGGAGGAAGTGGTACAGCTCGCCGCACTCCCCGCCCTATTCCCACTCCCGCGCGTTGCGCAGCCGAATACCGCTGACATGCAGGCCCGTGTTCCACAGATCCTTCAGCGGCCGGAGACTATCGACCACCCGAAGTTCCACCCCACGCGGCGCAAACTCCCGATCGAGCCGTGATATGGCAATCCGCTCCGTCGGAATGACGCGCCGGCGGCACACCCACATGCCCGCATCGCCGAGGTCTTCGAAATCCTCAGCCGGCATCTCATAACGATGGATCGTCTCTGCCTCGAGCCTTTCCAACCAATGGCGTTCGACGAAGGCGACAGCGCGCCAATCACCGAGCCAGCGCCGCCGTTCGGCCTCCGACGTATCCGGCGTTGCCCAGATCAGGATGCGCGGGCAGTCGCGCGGGAAGAGATACATGAAGTCATGATCGCCATCGATCGCCCAGACGAGCGGGCCGTTCAGCCATTCCTGGCCGGCGGGGCGAATGGAGGGGATGCGGACCGGGCGCGGTTCGAACACGGCAATATCGGGATCATCGCTGAAATGGAAAAGACGCATCGTAAGAGATCACCGCTGATCGAGTGATACGCATAATGTGGATCGGAATGCCTGTCACGGCGGCCGGTCTGGCGATCAGCCGTTGCCGGCCAGCAGCCGCTTCGCGGCCGCCCTCGCCTCTTCGGTCACCGAAGCCCCGGCCAGCATCCGGGCGATTTCTTCGGTGCGGTCCGTCTGCGCCATCGTCGCCACGCGCGTGGCGATCTTTTCAGATCCCTCGGCCGCCGGCCCCTTGGAGATCAGGAGGTGCGTCGCCGCCCTTGCGGCGACCTGCGGGGCATGCGTGACCGACAGCACCTGCACCCGCTCCGACAGCCGCTTCAGCCGCTGGCCGATCGCATCGGCCACCGCCCCGCCGACGCCAGTGTCGATTTCGTCGAAGACGAGTGTAGGCGCCGATCCGCGATCGGCGAGCGCCACCTTCAGCGCCAGCAGGAAACGCGACAGCTCGCCGCCGGAGGCGACCTTCATGATCGATCCCGGCCGCGTGCCCGGATTGGTCTGGACATGGAACTCGACGACGTCGATGCCTTCGGCAAGCGCCTCCCGCGCATCCGTGGTGATCTCGACCATGAACCGGGCGCGTTCAAGCTTCAACGCCGGCAGCTCCGTCATGACGGCGGCAGCCAGCGCGGTGCCGGCGTGATGGCGCTTGTCGGAGAGCGAGCGCGCCGCGGTATCGTAATTCTCGTGCGCTAGGCCGACCTCGGCTTCGAGCCTGGCAAGCCTCTCCTCGCCCGCGTCGAGGTCGGCCAGATCGGCGATCATCCGGACGGCAAGCGCCGGCAGCTCGGTGACGGGCACGGAATATTTGCGCGAGGCGGCCCTGAGCGCGAAAAGCCGCTCCTCCACCCGCTCCAATTCCCTCGGATCGTATTCGGTCTTGCGCAACGCCGCCTCGACTTCCATCTGGGCGTTGGAAAGCTGGTCGAGCGCGGCATCGAGCAGCGTCACGGTGTCTTCGAGCAGGCCGGGCGCCTCATGGCTCTTACGCTCCAGCCGGCGCACCAGCGAGGCGATATGCGGCACCGGCGAGGCATTGCCGTTCAGGAACTCGGATGCCTCGGCAATATCGCCGGCGATCCGCTCGGCCTTCATCATCTTCTGCCGGCGGTCCGCGAGTTCGTCCTCCTCACCATCCTGCGGCGAGAGCTTCTCCAGCTCCTCGACGGAGGAGCGAAGATAATCGGCTTCGCGCGCCGCGCCTTCCACCTTCTCGCGGTGCTTCTTCAGCGCCCGCTCGCTGTCGCGCCACAGGCGATACAGCCGGGAAACCTCCGAAACCTCATCGGTAAGACCGGCGAAGGCATCCAGTAGCGTGCGGTGGGCATTGGTGTCGACAAGGGCGCGGTCGTCATGCTGGCCATGGATTTCGACCAGCAGCTGGCCGGCCTGGCGCATCAGCTGCACGCTGACCGGCTGGTCGTTGACATAGGCCTTGGTGCGCCCGTCCGCCGATTGCTGGCGGCGGAATATCAGGTCGCCCTCATCATCGATGCCGTTTTCACGCAGCAGCTTGCGAGCGCCGTGATCCATGCCGACGTCGAACACCGCCGTCACCTGGCCCTTGTCCTCGCCGTGGCGCACCAGGCCGCCGTCGCCACGCCCACCGAGCGCCAGCGACAGGCTGTCGAGCAGTATGGATTTGCCCGCCCCGGTTTCGCCCGTCAGCACGGAGAGGCCGGTCTCGAAGGCAAGATCCAGCCGCTCGATCAGGACGATATCGCGGATCGAAAGCTGGATCAGCATTGGCCTCAGGAACCGAGAAGAAGTTTCTTGCCTGCCGCAGCGATCCACGAGCCCTTGTTCTCACGCGGCTCGGCACCGCCGCTCTGCAGCAGCTTGTAGGAATCGGCGTACCACTGGCTGTCGGGATAATTGTGGCCGAGAACGGCAGCCGCCGTCTGCGCCTCTTCGACGATACCCATGGAATAATAAGCTTCGACGAGACGCGCCAGGGCCTCTTCGATCTGGTTCGTGTTCGGATATTTCTCGACGACGATGCGGAAGCGCGAGATCGCGGCGAGATATTCCTTCCGCTCCATATAGTAGCGGCCGATCTGCATTTCCTTGCCGGCGAGCTGGTCGCGCGCAAAGCGGATCTTCGCCTGCGCGTCGTCGACATATTCGGAGTTCGGATAGTTGTCGATGACCGCCTGCATCGCTTCGATCGTCTTGGCCGAGGCGCGCTGGTCCTGCGTCACGTCGACGATCTGTTTGGAATAGGTGAGACCGATGAGATACTGCACATAGGCAGCATCCTGCGATTTCGGATATTGCGACATATAGCGGTTGCCTGAGGCAAGCGCATCGTCGAGGCGGCCCTGGCGGTATTTGACGAAGGTGCTCATCACAAGCGCCTTGCGCGCCCATTCGGAGAACGGGTTCTCGCGGTCGATCGCGTCGAACTTGCGCGCCGCTTCCGCCATGTTGCCGGCCTTCATATTGGCAAGGCCCTGGGTGTAGAGTACGTCAGGCGGATCGGTTTCGAGGCCGAGTTTGGTGATGTCGATATCGGGATCCGACTGGCAACCGGATATCGAGGCGCCTGCGCTGAGCACCAGAAGCGATGCGAACAAAGCACGCGCTGTCTTCATCATACCTTCAGATCCTGCATAACCCATTCGAAAGAACCCCACTGCCGCCGCTCGCTCCACGGCAGCCACGCCTCGCTGGCGTTTCTAGCCATAAATGTGCATCAAGAGCAACGCAATGATAAGGCATTAACGCATTTTTGTGGCAGCAGCCGGGGAATGACTGGCTTTTCCTCTTCTTCCCGGACCTGTGGCAGGAAAGCATCTGCCCCCGCGCACATAAAAAAACCGCCTCCGGGAAAGAGGCGGCCTGGTCTTAAGAATGTGCTGGAGGTCATGCCGACCAGGGAGCGAATTCCGAAGCGCTGACCGCGATCATTTCGCGGGCGGCAACGCGCTGGCGTGGCGTCGACGTCTCCACAACCTCATAGGCGGAGGGATCGGCGAGCAGCGCCTTCAGCGCATTGGCATTCATCTTGTGACCGCCGCGATAGGAACGGTAGCAGCCGATGAACGGGGCGCCGGCAAGCGACAGATCGCCGACGGCATCGAGCGTCTTGTGGCGAACGAATTCGTCCTTGGCGTAACGCAGCCCTTCGACGTTGATGACGGTGTTGTCGTCAGAGATGACGACGGAATTTTCGAGCGAGGAGCCAAGCGCATGGCCCGAGGCCCAGAGCCGCTCGACATCGCGCATGAAGCCGAAGGTGCGGGCACGGGAAAGCTCGGCCTTGAAGACGGCGGCGGTCATGTCACCGGCCCATTTCTGCCGGCCGATCAGCGGGCAGTCGAAATCGATCTCGACTTCGAAGCGCGTGCCGTCATAAGGACGGAATTCGCTCCAGGAGCCGCCATGCTCGATACGCACCGGCTTGGTGATACGGATATAGCGGCGTTTGACGCCGAGCGAGACGAGGCCCACCTGCTCGATCGCCTCGACGAAGGGCAGCGAGCTGCCGTCCATAATCGGCATTTCCGCGCCCTGCACCTCGATCACGACATTATCGAGGCCGAGCGCATAGATCGCCGCCATGACATGCTCGATCGTCGCGACCGAATGGGCCGGCGAGAAACCAAGCACGGTGCAGAGGTCGGTATTGCCGACCTGCGAGGAGACGGCCTTCAGTTCGGTGATGTCGCCATTGGCATGCAGGCGCTGGAAAACGACGCCGGTATCCGATTCGGCCGGGTTCAGCGTGATCGAAACATTCGCGCCCGAATGGACGCCGATGCCCGAAAGCGTCACGGGACGCGATACCGTCGTTTGAAAACCCAGCAAGCCAATTGCCATAAATTCTGCCTTTATTCTTCCGCGCCTGCAGTCTGCCCAGTCGGCGCGGTCATCGTTTCATTCTGTACAAGGAGCCCGTCGAAAGGACACCTGGGGCAGTTTCCTTACATCATACTTACGTGCGCCGGCGCTCCAATCCAAATCACTGTTTCTTTCGCTTTGTTACGAAGTCACGCGATTGAAATCGCTTGCGAATCACCAGCCGAAAAACAGCAATGCCCGGGACCTTGATCCCGGGCATGAACGGTACTGAGTGAGCGGCTTAGTTCGACTGGCGACGCAGGAATGCCGGGATTTCCAGCTGGTCGTCTTCCTGCATCATCCGGGCCTGCGGAACCGCCCGGCCCTGGTCGTCGAGATTGCCGCGGCGCGGTGCGTAGAGGCTTGCCTCGGGCGACAGCGGACGGCGCTGCTGCGAAGCGGCCGGCGGTGCCGCAGTCATGTCGGCGGCAACGGCTTCGTCGTCGCGGCGGCCAAGCGAATTGGTGATTCGCTTCAGCAGGCCCATCGGACCGCGCTCTTCTACTGCATGCGCCGAAGCCGGCTGCGTGCGGTGGTCGAGTTCGGCCTGGACGACCGGCGGGAAATCCTCGACCTTCGGCATGCGCATCGGTTCGGCCGCCTGGCGGATGATCGGCTCCTGCCGGACCGGCTGCTGCTGGACGGGCTGGCTCATGACCGGCTGGCTCATGACGGACGCCGGAGCCTGCTGCTGAACCTGCGGACGCATTGCCGGAGCTTCCGGTGCAGGCGCGAAGATCTTGCTCTGCGGACGGAAGGTTTCCTGCTGTACCACCGGCTGCTGCACCGGGGCGCTGGCACGCGGGGCCGGGAATTCGAGTTCGCGTTCCATCTCGGCTTCACGGATGGTCTGCGCGATCGGATCCACGGCCTTCGGTGCCTGCATCACGGGGGCAGGCTGAACTGCGGCCGCTGCCGGAGCAACAGCCGCGGAGGGACGGATAGCAGGCCGTGCGACCGGCTGCAGGTTGCGCTCGGCGGCTTCGCTGATCGCCCGATCGATGCCGGTTGCGACGACCGAGACGCGGATGATGCCTTCAAGCGATTCGTCGAAGGTGGCGCCGAGGATGATGTTGGCGTCGGGATCGACTTCCTCGCGGATGCGGGTCGCGGCTTCGTCGACTTCGAAGAGGGTAAGGTCGCGGCCGCCGGTGATGGAGATCAGCAGGCCCTGGGCGCCCTTCATCGAGGTCTCGTCGAGCAGCGGGTTGGCGATTGCAGCCTCGGCGGCCTGCAGCGCGCGGCCGGAGCCGGAAGCCTCGCCGGTGCCCATCATCGCGCGGCCCATTTCGCGCATCACCGAGCGTACGTCGGCGAAGTCGAGGTTGATGAGACCTTCCTTCACCATCAGGTCGGTGATGCAGGCAACGCCCGAATAGAGGACCTGGTCGGCCATCGCGAAGGCATCGGCGAAGGTCGTCTTGTCGTTGGCAATGCGGAAGAGGTTCTGGTTCGGAATGACGATCAGCGTATCGACAGACTTCTGCAGCTCCTGGATGCCCATCTCGGCCAGGCGCATGCGGCGCCCGCCTTCGAAATGGAACGGCTTGGTGACGACGCCGACCGTCAGGATGCCTTTGTTGCGGGCGGCCTGTGCGACGACGGGCGCTGCACCCGTGCCGGTGCCGCCGCCCATGCCGGCGGTGACGAAGCACATATGCGTGCCGTTCAGGTGATCGATGATCTCGTCGATGCACTCTTCGGCGGCCGCGCGGCCGACTTCCGGCTGCGAACCTGCGCCGAGGCCTTCGGTGACGTTGGCGCCGAGCTGGATGACCCGTTCGGCCTTCGTCATGGTCAGCGCCTGGGCATCCGTGTTGGCGACGACGAAGTCGACGCCCTGGAGACCGGCGGTGATCATGTTATTGACGGCGTTGCCGCCACCGCCGCCGACGCCGAATACGGTGATGCGCGGCTTCAGCTCTGTGATGTCAGGCTTTTGCAGCTTGATGGTCATGGTACCTGTTCCTTCTCTCTCTGGCCGCATCGCCACGCCGGCCAATCACTCAATTTCAGAAGCTTTCCTTCAGCCACTGGCCCATCCGGGCTATGCGGCTGTTATTTCCTCCAAGCGACATGAGCAGACCGCTCTGTGACGCATGTGTCTCCATGTCCGCGACCTGCGGATAGATCATCAGCCCGACAGCCGTCGAAAAAGCCGGGCCTTTGGCCGCCGTCGGCAGTCCCGAGACGCCCATCGGACGGCCGATGCGGACGTTGCGGGCAAGGATGCGCCGCGCCACATCGGCAAGGCCTGTCAGCTGGCTTGCGCCGCCGGTCAGGACGACGCGCTTGCCGACGATCGGGCTGAAGCCGGAGCGCTGGATGCGGTCGCGGATCAGTTCCATCGTCTCTTCGATTCGGGCCGAAAC is a window of Rhizobium sp. N324 DNA encoding:
- the ligA gene encoding NAD-dependent DNA ligase LigA — protein: MSTEGSAVDTLTIEEAAAELERLAREIAHHDALYHGKDRPEISDADYDALKRRNDALEVRFPELVRGDSPSRRVGAAPSVTFSPVVHARPMLSLDNTFSQEDVQDFVAGVYRFLGRLPDQSIAFTAEPKIDGLSMSIRYENGRLVTAATRGDGTTGENVTANIRTIAEIPNELPKGVPAVVEIRGEVYMAKSDFLALNRQMEAEGKQTYVNPRNTAAGSLRQLDAKVTASRKLKFFAYAWGEMAEMPDDTQFGMVQIFKKWGFPVNPLMKRLNSVADILAHYDEIGLERPDLDYDIDGVVYKVDNLELQQRLGFRSRSPRWATAHKFPAEQAFTEVEKIEIQVGRTGALTPVARLKPITVGGVVVTNATLHNEDYIKGIGNSGERIRPEDHDIREGDTVIVQRAGDVIPQILDVVMEKRAADARSYEFPKTCPVCGSHAVREVNEKTGKMDSVRRCTGGFICRAQATEHLKHFVSRNAFDIEGLGSKQIDFFFEHEDASLQIRTAPEIFTLEKRQQQSLTKLENIDGFGKVSVGKLYAAINERRSIALHRFIYALGIRHVGETTAKLLARSYGTYEAFATAMKEAAPLSGDAWNDLNAIEGIGEVVARAMVEFYKEPRNVEVIGRLLEEVTPAEAEQPVTSGSPVAGKTVVFTGSLEKFTRDEAKARAESLGAKVAGSVSKKTDIVVAGPGAGSKLDKARELGVQTMDEDEWLALISG
- the ftsZ gene encoding cell division protein FtsZ is translated as MTIKLQKPDITELKPRITVFGVGGGGGNAVNNMITAGLQGVDFVVANTDAQALTMTKAERVIQLGANVTEGLGAGSQPEVGRAAAEECIDEIIDHLNGTHMCFVTAGMGGGTGTGAAPVVAQAARNKGILTVGVVTKPFHFEGGRRMRLAEMGIQELQKSVDTLIVIPNQNLFRIANDKTTFADAFAMADQVLYSGVACITDLMVKEGLINLDFADVRSVMREMGRAMMGTGEASGSGRALQAAEAAIANPLLDETSMKGAQGLLISITGGRDLTLFEVDEAATRIREEVDPDANIILGATFDESLEGIIRVSVVATGIDRAISEAAERNLQPVARPAIRPSAAVAPAAAAVQPAPVMQAPKAVDPIAQTIREAEMERELEFPAPRASAPVQQPVVQQETFRPQSKIFAPAPEAPAMRPQVQQQAPASVMSQPVMSQPVQQQPVRQEPIIRQAAEPMRMPKVEDFPPVVQAELDHRTQPASAHAVEERGPMGLLKRITNSLGRRDDEAVAADMTAAPPAASQQRRPLSPEASLYAPRRGNLDDQGRAVPQARMMQEDDQLEIPAFLRRQSN
- a CDS encoding outer membrane protein assembly factor BamD, whose amino-acid sequence is MGYAGSEGMMKTARALFASLLVLSAGASISGCQSDPDIDITKLGLETDPPDVLYTQGLANMKAGNMAEAARKFDAIDRENPFSEWARKALVMSTFVKYRQGRLDDALASGNRYMSQYPKSQDAAYVQYLIGLTYSKQIVDVTQDQRASAKTIEAMQAVIDNYPNSEYVDDAQAKIRFARDQLAGKEMQIGRYYMERKEYLAAISRFRIVVEKYPNTNQIEEALARLVEAYYSMGIVEEAQTAAAVLGHNYPDSQWYADSYKLLQSGGAEPRENKGSWIAAAGKKLLLGS
- the lpxC gene encoding UDP-3-O-acyl-N-acetylglucosamine deacetylase, yielding MAIGLLGFQTTVSRPVTLSGIGVHSGANVSITLNPAESDTGVVFQRLHANGDITELKAVSSQVGNTDLCTVLGFSPAHSVATIEHVMAAIYALGLDNVVIEVQGAEMPIMDGSSLPFVEAIEQVGLVSLGVKRRYIRITKPVRIEHGGSWSEFRPYDGTRFEVEIDFDCPLIGRQKWAGDMTAAVFKAELSRARTFGFMRDVERLWASGHALGSSLENSVVISDDNTVINVEGLRYAKDEFVRHKTLDAVGDLSLAGAPFIGCYRSYRGGHKMNANALKALLADPSAYEVVETSTPRQRVAAREMIAVSASEFAPWSA
- the recN gene encoding DNA repair protein RecN — translated: MLIQLSIRDIVLIERLDLAFETGLSVLTGETGAGKSILLDSLSLALGGRGDGGLVRHGEDKGQVTAVFDVGMDHGARKLLRENGIDDEGDLIFRRQQSADGRTKAYVNDQPVSVQLMRQAGQLLVEIHGQHDDRALVDTNAHRTLLDAFAGLTDEVSEVSRLYRLWRDSERALKKHREKVEGAAREADYLRSSVEELEKLSPQDGEEDELADRRQKMMKAERIAGDIAEASEFLNGNASPVPHIASLVRRLERKSHEAPGLLEDTVTLLDAALDQLSNAQMEVEAALRKTEYDPRELERVEERLFALRAASRKYSVPVTELPALAVRMIADLADLDAGEERLARLEAEVGLAHENYDTAARSLSDKRHHAGTALAAAVMTELPALKLERARFMVEITTDAREALAEGIDVVEFHVQTNPGTRPGSIMKVASGGELSRFLLALKVALADRGSAPTLVFDEIDTGVGGAVADAIGQRLKRLSERVQVLSVTHAPQVAARAATHLLISKGPAAEGSEKIATRVATMAQTDRTEEIARMLAGASVTEEARAAAKRLLAGNG
- a CDS encoding GNAT family N-acetyltransferase — encoded protein: MSENEETEPGRRARLPEGVLVRAVRLADAEEITDLINLPGYRAGTLRPPYQRVEEVRKYMENPSPGALNLVVTLNGKIVGNCGLNRLSGRRQHVASLGMGVHDDFTGRGFGRILLGAMVEAADDWLDIKRLELTVYTDNDAAIGLYETFGFEREGLLKAFGYRAGKYVDAYTMARLRL
- a CDS encoding DUF6886 family protein, which produces MRLFHFSDDPDIAVFEPRPVRIPSIRPAGQEWLNGPLVWAIDGDHDFMYLFPRDCPRILIWATPDTSEAERRRWLGDWRAVAFVERHWLERLEAETIHRYEMPAEDFEDLGDAGMWVCRRRVIPTERIAISRLDREFAPRGVELRVVDSLRPLKDLWNTGLHVSGIRLRNAREWE